A window of Flavobacterium flavigenum contains these coding sequences:
- a CDS encoding aldose epimerase family protein, which translates to MMNKNQLVGILLFGMLFQFSCQKKQSDNSNDSNKSVTENVNPKPTALDSVDFKEEIDGKEVNLYWIKNKNIQAAFTNYGGRLVSLLVKNKNNEFIDVVVGFKSIKDYQNSTEKYFGATIGRVGNRIAKGKFTLNGKNYSVPVNNGENALHGGTKGYESVVWNAEKINDQTLVFTYDSPDMEMGFPGNLKVKVTYSVTTDNEIKMEYEAKTDKTTIVNLTNHAFFNLNGEGSGTILNHILQFNAKEYTPVNKGLIPTGKIETVSGTPFDFTTPHTIGERINAKNVQLENGGGYDHNFVLNNKKQNGMAHLGSITGDVSGVVMDIYTEEPGFQFYSGNFMQGKNTFKSGAKDDYRTAFALETQHFPDAPNHPNFPSITLEPNAVYHTVSVYKFSEKP; encoded by the coding sequence ATGATGAACAAAAATCAATTAGTCGGTATTCTTCTTTTTGGGATGCTTTTTCAATTTTCTTGTCAGAAGAAACAAAGTGATAATTCCAATGACTCAAATAAATCGGTAACCGAAAATGTAAATCCGAAACCGACAGCTCTTGATTCGGTTGATTTCAAAGAAGAAATCGACGGAAAAGAAGTAAATCTTTACTGGATAAAAAATAAAAATATCCAGGCGGCTTTTACCAATTACGGAGGGCGTCTGGTTAGTTTACTCGTTAAAAACAAGAATAATGAATTTATAGATGTGGTAGTTGGTTTTAAAAGTATCAAAGATTATCAAAACTCAACCGAGAAATATTTTGGCGCCACTATCGGACGCGTTGGCAACCGAATCGCAAAAGGAAAATTCACATTAAATGGCAAAAATTATAGTGTTCCTGTTAACAATGGTGAAAATGCTTTGCATGGCGGGACAAAAGGGTATGAGAGTGTAGTTTGGAATGCAGAAAAAATTAATGACCAGACTTTGGTTTTTACTTATGACTCTCCTGATATGGAAATGGGTTTTCCCGGAAATTTGAAAGTAAAAGTTACTTACAGCGTAACCACTGATAATGAAATTAAGATGGAATACGAAGCAAAAACCGATAAAACGACGATTGTGAATTTGACCAATCATGCTTTTTTTAATCTAAACGGAGAAGGAAGCGGAACCATTTTAAATCATATCTTACAATTTAATGCAAAAGAATATACTCCTGTTAATAAAGGCTTAATTCCGACAGGTAAGATTGAAACAGTTAGTGGAACGCCATTTGACTTTACAACACCTCATACAATTGGAGAACGTATAAATGCGAAAAATGTTCAATTGGAAAACGGAGGCGGATACGATCATAATTTTGTATTGAATAACAAAAAACAAAACGGAATGGCGCATTTAGGCTCGATAACAGGAGATGTATCAGGTGTTGTGATGGATATTTACACCGAGGAACCAGGTTTTCAGTTTTATAGCGGTAATTTCATGCAAGGCAAAAATACATTCAAATCAGGCGCAAAAGATGATTATAGAACTGCTTTTGCTTTAGAGACACAACATTTTCCTGATGCACCCAATCATCCGAATTTTCCATCCATAACATTAGAGCCTAACGCAGTTTACCATACTGTGTCTGTTTATAAATTTTCAGAAAAACCTTAA
- a CDS encoding SusC/RagA family TonB-linked outer membrane protein, translating into MKIKTTWKMPSTPLNLFALSKKFSTNGLICLLFLMLCAGSAYAQTKKSQDPIKITGKVTDSKGLSMPNATVLEKGTKNAASTDFDGTFTITVSSPQAILVFKYIGMKEVEKPLNNTKKIDVVLEDETNDLQTVVVVGYGTQKKASVVGAISTIKPSLLQVGTARTLSNNLAGQITGVMAVQRSGEPGYDQSDIRIRGISTFAGSTNPLVLVDGIERNLNDLDPSEIESFSVLKDAAASAVYGVRGANGVILINTKRGFVGTPRIQLRTEYSVQEPTKLPSFIGAAPYMSLLNELSGTELYSQDRIAKTASKYDPDLYPDVNWVDDITKDYAFTSRTNFNVAGGSEILRYALTVSHYNEKGILAGDPKQTYDSETKLNRTNVRSNVDVNLSKTTLLRVNIGGFLQNLNKGNSSTDELFGFAFETTPFAHPAVYSDGTLPKIPQRPNPWAVSTQQGYYKQGASKIESLVSLEQDFKAVTPGLKAKFTYSFDSFSQNRVTRGKTPFYYNVATERDLDGSLIKSRLDNSGQEYLGYTTSQDFGNKRVYLEASTTYSHTFNGKHDVNGLLLYNQDEYQDDRGPQAFRHQGLAGRASYTFDRKYIAEFNFGYNGSENFEKKDRYGFFPSVALGWIASEEKFMEPYKDVFNKIKFRGAYGLVGNDQIGANRRFAYLTTISDNNNSDYTFGTGTGVKFEGIEEGEIGVGGLTWENVAKADLGVELGILNMIDLTVDVFQEKRKDIFISRNTVPSQAGFINAPWANFGKMENKGIEVSLNINKQITPDFFMSWRGNFTYVENKVTERDEAASLKGTYRSATGIQNNTLWGLTATGLYTNEDFATISDNPQQNVLAPGVAIPQFGAVRPGDIKYKDRNADGIISGLDEGYIGGTTDPQIVYGFGNTTKYKQFDFSFFFQGVAKSERIIGGANFIPGSGQGTLGNIYSNYNDRWTEENPSQDVFWPRLSYGTNANNSVASTWWKKDMSFGRLKTLELGYTLKKAVAEKIKLQGVRVYCSGNNLFYISDFKLWDPELGTSNGLKYPTTKSILFGLDVTL; encoded by the coding sequence ATGAAAATCAAAACGACTTGGAAAATGCCATCCACGCCACTGAACTTATTTGCCTTGAGTAAAAAGTTCAGTACAAATGGATTGATTTGCTTATTGTTTCTAATGCTCTGCGCAGGAAGTGCTTATGCACAAACCAAAAAATCACAGGATCCCATAAAAATAACGGGAAAAGTAACAGATTCTAAAGGATTGTCGATGCCTAATGCTACCGTACTCGAAAAAGGTACAAAAAATGCAGCTTCAACAGACTTTGATGGAACTTTTACTATCACGGTATCTTCTCCTCAGGCAATACTTGTATTTAAGTACATTGGAATGAAAGAGGTTGAAAAGCCTTTAAATAATACTAAAAAAATAGACGTAGTACTGGAAGATGAGACAAACGATCTTCAAACAGTTGTAGTTGTGGGTTACGGAACGCAGAAAAAAGCTTCGGTTGTAGGAGCCATAAGTACCATAAAGCCTTCACTGTTGCAGGTAGGAACTGCCCGTACATTAAGTAACAACCTGGCAGGACAAATTACCGGAGTAATGGCTGTTCAAAGATCTGGTGAACCGGGTTATGATCAGTCTGATATTAGAATTCGTGGAATTTCTACTTTTGCAGGATCAACAAATCCGCTTGTATTGGTAGACGGAATTGAAAGAAACTTAAATGATCTTGATCCTTCAGAAATTGAATCTTTCTCTGTTTTGAAAGATGCTGCTGCCAGTGCTGTTTATGGTGTAAGAGGTGCAAACGGTGTTATTTTGATTAATACAAAAAGAGGGTTTGTAGGTACTCCAAGAATACAACTGAGAACTGAATATTCAGTCCAGGAGCCTACTAAATTGCCAAGTTTCATTGGTGCTGCTCCTTATATGAGTTTACTAAATGAATTATCCGGTACAGAATTATATTCTCAGGATCGTATTGCAAAAACCGCGAGTAAATATGATCCTGATTTATATCCTGATGTAAATTGGGTTGATGATATAACAAAAGATTATGCTTTTACATCAAGGACCAATTTTAATGTTGCCGGAGGATCAGAAATTTTGCGATACGCATTAACTGTTTCTCATTATAACGAAAAAGGGATTCTTGCAGGAGACCCTAAACAAACGTATGATTCAGAAACTAAACTTAACAGAACGAATGTTCGTTCAAATGTTGATGTTAACTTATCAAAAACAACTTTATTGAGAGTAAATATTGGAGGTTTTTTACAAAATCTTAATAAAGGAAACAGCAGTACTGATGAATTATTTGGTTTTGCTTTTGAAACAACTCCTTTTGCGCATCCAGCTGTTTATTCAGACGGAACCCTTCCTAAAATTCCGCAACGTCCAAATCCGTGGGCTGTAAGTACGCAGCAAGGGTATTACAAACAGGGAGCAAGTAAAATCGAAAGTTTAGTTTCATTAGAACAGGATTTTAAAGCTGTTACTCCTGGTTTAAAAGCGAAATTTACTTATTCATTTGACTCTTTTTCTCAAAACAGAGTAACGCGTGGTAAAACTCCTTTTTACTATAATGTTGCTACTGAAAGAGATCTGGACGGGAGTTTAATTAAAAGCAGGCTCGATAACAGTGGTCAGGAATATTTAGGATATACTACTTCACAGGATTTTGGAAACAAACGTGTTTATCTGGAAGCAAGCACAACGTATAGCCATACTTTTAATGGTAAACATGATGTAAACGGTTTATTGTTATATAATCAGGATGAATATCAGGATGACAGAGGACCTCAGGCTTTCAGGCATCAGGGACTGGCAGGAAGAGCTTCTTATACTTTTGATCGTAAATATATTGCTGAATTTAATTTTGGATACAATGGATCAGAAAATTTCGAAAAGAAAGATCGTTATGGATTTTTCCCATCTGTAGCTCTGGGATGGATTGCAAGTGAAGAAAAATTTATGGAGCCATATAAAGACGTTTTTAATAAAATTAAATTCCGTGGTGCTTATGGACTTGTAGGAAATGATCAGATTGGAGCCAATAGAAGATTTGCTTATTTAACTACAATCAGTGATAATAATAATTCAGACTATACTTTTGGTACAGGAACTGGTGTGAAATTCGAAGGAATTGAGGAAGGTGAAATTGGAGTAGGAGGTTTGACCTGGGAAAATGTAGCAAAAGCAGATTTAGGTGTAGAATTAGGAATACTGAATATGATTGACTTGACAGTTGATGTATTCCAGGAAAAAAGAAAGGACATCTTTATTTCTAGAAATACTGTTCCAAGTCAGGCAGGTTTTATTAATGCACCGTGGGCCAATTTTGGAAAAATGGAAAATAAAGGAATTGAAGTTTCATTGAATATAAACAAACAGATAACACCTGATTTTTTCATGAGCTGGCGTGGTAATTTTACTTATGTTGAAAATAAGGTAACTGAAAGAGATGAAGCTGCTTCTTTAAAAGGTACTTACCGCTCAGCGACAGGTATTCAGAATAATACTTTGTGGGGTTTAACTGCAACAGGCTTATATACAAATGAAGATTTTGCTACTATCAGTGATAATCCTCAGCAAAATGTTTTAGCTCCTGGGGTTGCTATACCACAATTTGGTGCGGTACGTCCGGGAGATATTAAATATAAGGATAGAAATGCTGACGGAATTATCAGTGGATTAGATGAAGGCTATATAGGAGGAACAACCGATCCTCAAATTGTGTATGGTTTTGGAAATACTACAAAATACAAACAATTCGACTTTAGTTTCTTTTTTCAGGGTGTAGCAAAATCAGAAAGAATTATTGGTGGAGCTAATTTTATACCAGGAAGCGGTCAGGGTACTTTAGGGAACATTTACAGTAACTACAATGACCGCTGGACAGAAGAAAATCCAAGTCAGGATGTGTTTTGGCCTAGATTAAGTTACGGTACTAACGCAAACAATTCTGTTGCTTCTACCTGGTGGAAAAAAGATATGAGTTTTGGCAGACTTAAAACTTTGGAGTTAGGATATACATTGAAAAAAGCGGTAGCTGAAAAAATCAAATTACAAGGAGTAAGAGTGTATTGCAGTGGTAATAATCTATTCTATATCTCAGATTTTAAACTTTGGGATCCGGAGTTAGGTACATCAAATGGTTTAAAATATCCAACAACAAAATCTATCCTTTTTGGATTAGACGTAACCTTATAA
- a CDS encoding glycoside hydrolase family 43 protein, producing the protein MKQVLFFLFVIFCSKTIAQNNNPIFKGWYADPEGIIFDKTYWVYPTFSARYEDQVFLDAFSSKDLVHWIKHPRILDTTAVKWAKKAIWAPSVIKNKNKYFLFFGANDIQSDKERGGIGIAVASKPQGPYKDYLGKPLVDKFYNGAQPIDQFVFKDKDGQYYLIYGGWKHCNIAKLKPDFTGFVPFEDKTVFKEITPENYVEGPFMFIRNNKYYFMWSEGGWTGPDYCVAYAVADSPLGPFKRIGKILEQDSKIANGAGHHSVIKHPDSDVYYIVYHRRPLTETNGNSRETCVEEMHFDENDFIKPVVITNEGVKAHSIK; encoded by the coding sequence ATGAAACAAGTTTTATTTTTTCTTTTTGTAATTTTTTGTTCAAAAACAATTGCACAAAATAATAATCCCATATTCAAAGGCTGGTATGCAGATCCTGAGGGAATTATTTTTGATAAAACCTATTGGGTGTATCCTACTTTTTCTGCCCGTTATGAAGATCAGGTTTTTTTGGATGCTTTTTCTTCAAAAGATCTCGTACATTGGATAAAACATCCCAGAATTTTAGATACCACAGCAGTCAAATGGGCTAAAAAAGCAATATGGGCGCCTTCAGTCATTAAAAATAAAAATAAATACTTCCTGTTTTTTGGAGCAAATGATATTCAGAGCGATAAGGAACGAGGCGGAATTGGTATTGCAGTAGCTTCGAAACCTCAGGGACCTTATAAAGATTATTTAGGAAAACCATTAGTTGATAAATTTTATAATGGAGCACAGCCCATTGATCAGTTTGTGTTTAAGGATAAAGATGGTCAGTATTATTTAATTTATGGCGGATGGAAACATTGTAATATTGCGAAATTGAAACCTGACTTTACCGGATTTGTACCTTTTGAAGATAAAACAGTTTTTAAAGAGATTACACCAGAAAACTATGTTGAAGGTCCGTTTATGTTTATCAGGAACAATAAATATTACTTTATGTGGTCTGAGGGAGGCTGGACCGGCCCTGATTATTGTGTAGCATACGCTGTCGCAGATTCTCCACTGGGACCTTTTAAAAGAATTGGAAAAATATTAGAACAGGATTCTAAAATTGCCAACGGAGCAGGGCATCATTCAGTTATAAAACATCCTGATTCAGATGTTTATTATATTGTTTACCACAGAAGACCTTTAACAGAAACAAATGGAAATTCAAGGGAAACTTGTGTTGAAGAAATGCATTTTGATGAAAATGATTTCATAAAACCTGTTGTAATCACAAATGAAGGTGTAAAAGCCCATTCTATTAAGTGA
- a CDS encoding TIM-barrel domain-containing protein yields the protein MNFKTIIFSIFIISAGLKIDAQQVSLQKKSAVGNRIVEFIPKGYDKNKTPSLILASEPNSKGKIPTDWSLIPEFSFANNKASAVLNLKGDISLYGGGEVTGPLLRNGQSIKLWNTDTGAYSVEGGKRLYQTHPWVMGVRPDGSAFGIIFDSTWKAELITNSNQIIYNSEGALFRVYIIDRKSPQQVMKGLSELTGTIKLPPRWALGYHQCRFSYDSEKRVMEIADNFREKKIPCDVIWMDIDYMQGYRVFTFDSIRFKNPKRLNDNLHAKGFKAIYMIDPGVKVDKEYTVYKSGSKNDLWVKQTNGEEYHGKVWPGDCVFPDFTSPKTRKWWAELYKDFLNTGIDGVWNDMNEPAVNDNDFPEDKRIGTMPYDTPHKGGGNLPQGSHLLYHNAYGRLMVEASYDGILKTNPEKRPFLLTRSNLLGGQRYAATWTGDNYAGEEHMKLSVPMSLTLGLSGQPFSGPDIGGFLGNTHGDLWANWLGFGAFMPFARGHACAGTNDKEPWAYGAEIEKTSRIALERRYRLLPYLYTLFYESSKTGMPVMAPVFFADVKDSRLRAEDQAFLLGENLLVVPAFAKNPVLPSGIWEELNLIEGEKTDKYQAKLSIRGGSIIPAGKVIQNAGENSFDPLSLFVCLDKEGKAKGELYIDSGDGFGFQKEDYALLTFTAEKHNDTVIVKAANVEGKRNSNEDIKAVNVSLVLDGKTYSGSGTLKEGITISLK from the coding sequence ATGAATTTTAAAACCATAATATTTTCAATATTTATTATTTCAGCAGGTTTGAAAATAGATGCACAACAAGTTTCTTTGCAAAAAAAATCAGCAGTAGGAAATCGTATAGTAGAATTTATACCCAAAGGATATGATAAAAACAAAACCCCATCATTAATTCTTGCATCTGAACCAAATTCAAAGGGTAAAATACCAACCGACTGGTCTTTGATCCCTGAATTTTCATTCGCAAACAATAAGGCAAGTGCTGTTTTGAATTTAAAAGGTGATATAAGTTTATATGGTGGAGGAGAGGTTACAGGGCCATTATTGCGTAACGGTCAGTCTATAAAGTTATGGAATACAGATACAGGTGCTTATAGTGTTGAAGGCGGTAAAAGATTATATCAGACACATCCATGGGTGATGGGCGTACGTCCTGACGGATCTGCTTTCGGAATTATTTTTGACAGTACTTGGAAAGCAGAATTAATTACAAATTCCAACCAAATTATTTATAATTCTGAGGGCGCTTTGTTCAGAGTCTATATAATCGACAGAAAATCGCCTCAGCAGGTTATGAAAGGACTTTCTGAATTAACAGGCACAATTAAATTGCCTCCTCGCTGGGCACTAGGATATCACCAATGCCGATTCTCTTATGACAGTGAAAAACGTGTTATGGAAATTGCTGATAACTTTAGGGAAAAGAAAATTCCATGTGACGTGATCTGGATGGATATTGATTATATGCAGGGATACAGGGTTTTTACATTTGACAGTATCAGGTTCAAAAATCCAAAACGATTAAATGACAATCTGCATGCAAAAGGCTTTAAGGCAATTTACATGATAGATCCGGGAGTTAAAGTAGATAAAGAGTATACAGTTTATAAATCCGGTTCAAAAAATGACCTGTGGGTGAAGCAAACTAACGGAGAGGAATATCACGGTAAAGTGTGGCCTGGAGATTGTGTATTTCCCGATTTTACAAGTCCCAAAACCAGAAAATGGTGGGCAGAACTTTACAAAGATTTTTTAAATACAGGAATTGACGGAGTCTGGAACGACATGAATGAACCTGCCGTAAATGATAATGATTTCCCTGAAGATAAACGTATCGGGACAATGCCTTATGATACTCCGCACAAAGGAGGCGGAAATTTACCGCAGGGTTCTCACTTGCTGTATCACAATGCTTATGGGCGATTGATGGTGGAAGCTTCTTATGACGGAATTCTAAAAACAAATCCTGAAAAACGTCCGTTTCTTTTAACGAGATCTAATTTATTGGGAGGACAGCGTTATGCGGCTACATGGACAGGTGATAATTATGCTGGTGAGGAGCATATGAAACTATCTGTCCCGATGTCGCTTACACTCGGATTATCAGGACAGCCATTCAGCGGTCCGGATATAGGTGGTTTTCTTGGAAATACACATGGCGATTTATGGGCAAACTGGCTTGGATTTGGAGCATTCATGCCCTTTGCAAGAGGTCACGCCTGTGCAGGAACAAATGATAAAGAGCCTTGGGCGTACGGTGCTGAAATAGAAAAAACATCACGAATTGCTTTAGAAAGACGCTATCGTTTGTTACCGTACTTATACACCCTTTTTTATGAATCTTCTAAAACCGGAATGCCGGTTATGGCGCCGGTATTTTTTGCTGATGTTAAAGATTCACGCTTAAGAGCAGAGGATCAGGCGTTTTTATTAGGAGAAAATCTTTTGGTGGTTCCGGCATTTGCAAAAAATCCGGTACTTCCATCAGGAATATGGGAAGAATTAAATCTTATTGAAGGAGAAAAGACAGATAAATACCAGGCAAAACTGAGTATCAGAGGCGGAAGTATTATCCCTGCCGGTAAAGTGATCCAGAATGCGGGAGAAAATTCATTCGATCCGTTAAGTCTTTTTGTTTGTCTTGATAAAGAAGGCAAAGCAAAGGGGGAATTGTATATAGATTCAGGAGACGGATTTGGGTTTCAGAAAGAAGATTATGCCTTACTAACTTTTACCGCTGAGAAACACAATGATACTGTTATTGTTAAAGCTGCTAATGTTGAAGGCAAGAGAAATAGCAATGAGGATATAAAAGCCGTTAATGTAAGTTTGGTACTTGACGGTAAAACATATAGTGGTTCTGGTACTCTTAAAGAAGGTATTACAATTAGTTTGAAATAA
- a CDS encoding GH92 family glycosyl hydrolase, which yields MKKNVVRFWIISAICLMSNIVTSQKSDKKLSDYVKPNIGTAHSRWFFYTPAAMPFGLAKLGPSTNAHLGNKDGWEATGYDDRDTSIEGFACLHEFQIGGIVLAPSVGKLQTIPGSLENPDEGYRSRFDRKDEYATAGYYSVLLKDYKIKAELTATKRVGFQRYTFPKSSQSNIIFDIGNRQGESGAVKESKVVITKEGRIEGYVITMPEYVKKYQKGADVAIYFSAILDKKPKSFGVFTKKEILGGNKEISGKGAGVYLTFNTKENETITVKIGLSYTSVANARINLDAEAKKLNFDTAKKQSLEVWNDYLGRITVEGKNQNDKIKFYTGLYHALLGRGLGSDVNGAYPMNNGQVGQIPLDAKGKPQHNYYNTDAIWGGFWNLTQLWALAYPEYYADWVQGQILVYKDAGWLGDGIANSKYVSGVGTNFTGLAIASAYNSGIRNFDVEKGYEAALKNELEWRDRIEGAGKMDVKQFVELGYSPYLDNMDYNTNAEGSGFSASHTLEYSYSAYAVAQFAKVLGKTKDYEKLIKLADGWKLLYDKETTFIRPKYANGEFINDFDPSQPWRGFQEGNAWQYTFYVPHNVPELVATLGKDTFNNRLDDIFTRSQKNVFGGGTKIDAFAGLSGFYNHGNQPNLHISWLFNFSGKPYLTQKWVHAICDEFYGTEGIHGYGYGQDEDQGQLGAWYVMSSIGLFDVKGLTDINPSFEIGSPLFDKITIKQLGEKRDKTFVIDVKNNSKTNIYLQEVKLNDANLEKLSVDLKSIKKGGSLKIKVDSKPVDTWSD from the coding sequence ATGAAAAAAAATGTGGTGAGATTCTGGATTATAAGTGCTATCTGTTTAATGAGCAATATAGTTACAAGCCAAAAATCAGATAAAAAGTTATCCGATTATGTAAAGCCTAATATTGGAACGGCACACAGCCGTTGGTTTTTTTATACTCCTGCTGCAATGCCTTTCGGACTGGCAAAACTTGGTCCGTCAACTAATGCGCATTTGGGAAACAAGGACGGATGGGAAGCTACAGGTTATGATGACAGGGATACTTCTATTGAAGGTTTTGCGTGTTTGCATGAATTTCAGATTGGCGGTATTGTTCTGGCACCTTCAGTTGGAAAATTGCAGACAATACCAGGTAGCCTTGAAAACCCTGATGAAGGTTACAGGTCCAGATTCGACAGAAAGGATGAATATGCAACAGCAGGATATTATTCAGTATTGCTTAAGGATTATAAAATTAAGGCAGAACTTACGGCTACAAAAAGAGTAGGTTTTCAGCGTTATACTTTTCCAAAATCATCTCAGTCCAATATCATTTTTGATATTGGAAACAGACAAGGTGAAAGCGGAGCTGTTAAGGAATCAAAAGTAGTCATCACTAAAGAGGGAAGGATAGAAGGTTATGTGATTACAATGCCTGAATATGTAAAAAAATACCAGAAAGGTGCTGATGTAGCCATCTATTTTTCGGCTATTTTAGATAAAAAGCCAAAGAGTTTTGGTGTGTTTACTAAAAAAGAGATTCTAGGAGGCAACAAAGAAATTTCAGGTAAAGGAGCCGGAGTTTACCTGACTTTTAATACAAAAGAAAATGAAACAATCACCGTTAAAATTGGTTTATCATACACCTCTGTAGCTAATGCCAGAATTAACCTGGATGCAGAAGCAAAAAAGTTAAATTTTGATACAGCAAAAAAACAGAGCCTTGAAGTATGGAATGATTATTTAGGCAGAATAACTGTAGAAGGTAAAAACCAAAATGATAAAATTAAATTTTATACAGGGCTTTATCATGCTTTGTTAGGTCGCGGCTTAGGAAGTGATGTAAACGGAGCGTATCCAATGAATAACGGACAAGTAGGGCAAATTCCACTTGACGCGAAAGGAAAACCTCAGCACAATTATTACAATACAGATGCTATTTGGGGAGGGTTTTGGAATTTAACCCAATTGTGGGCACTTGCCTATCCGGAGTATTATGCTGACTGGGTTCAGGGACAAATATTGGTTTATAAAGATGCAGGCTGGCTCGGAGATGGTATTGCAAACAGTAAATATGTATCGGGCGTAGGAACAAACTTTACAGGGCTTGCGATAGCATCAGCATATAATTCAGGTATTCGGAATTTTGATGTAGAAAAAGGTTACGAAGCTGCATTAAAAAACGAATTAGAATGGAGAGACAGGATAGAAGGTGCAGGAAAGATGGATGTAAAACAGTTTGTAGAACTGGGCTATTCGCCATATTTAGATAATATGGATTATAATACGAATGCAGAAGGTTCAGGATTTTCAGCTTCACATACGCTAGAATATTCGTATAGCGCTTATGCTGTTGCACAATTTGCTAAAGTATTAGGAAAAACAAAAGATTACGAAAAACTTATAAAATTAGCTGACGGATGGAAATTGCTTTATGATAAAGAAACGACTTTTATAAGACCTAAATATGCAAATGGGGAATTTATAAATGATTTTGATCCATCGCAGCCGTGGAGGGGATTTCAGGAAGGAAATGCCTGGCAGTATACGTTTTATGTCCCTCATAATGTTCCTGAATTAGTGGCGACTTTAGGAAAAGATACTTTCAACAATCGTCTGGATGATATCTTTACAAGATCTCAAAAAAATGTATTTGGAGGAGGAACTAAAATAGATGCATTTGCTGGACTATCAGGTTTTTATAATCATGGAAATCAGCCAAATCTTCATATATCTTGGCTTTTTAATTTTTCTGGAAAACCTTATTTAACTCAAAAATGGGTACACGCTATCTGTGATGAATTTTATGGAACCGAAGGAATTCATGGTTACGGCTACGGTCAGGATGAAGATCAGGGACAATTAGGCGCCTGGTATGTAATGTCATCAATTGGATTATTTGATGTTAAAGGCCTTACTGATATCAATCCGTCATTTGAAATCGGAAGCCCGTTATTTGATAAAATCACAATTAAACAATTGGGAGAAAAACGTGATAAAACTTTTGTTATTGATGTAAAAAACAATTCGAAAACGAATATTTATTTGCAGGAAGTAAAACTAAATGATGCTAATTTAGAAAAACTTTCTGTCGACTTAAAATCCATTAAAAAAGGAGGTTCTTTAAAAATAAAAGTAGATTCGAAACCAGTTGATACGTGGTCAGACTAA
- a CDS encoding glycoside hydrolase family 43 protein, producing MKINNSIIKQILMLILFCLVSKTVSAQQTFTNPLLDYGADPYSTYHNGYYYYTHTMQNHLVLLKTKSLADLKNAEKKVIWTAPSNTEYSAEIWAPEFHFIKGKWYAYFAADNGSNNTHRMYVLENDSKDPMQGEWVFKGKIAAQTDKWAIDGNIFTYKKQLYMIWSGWEGDTNGQQNIYIAKMKTPIQIDGDRVRIASPTNPWELHGALHDDVNPPQVNVNEGPQFLTHKNKAFIVFSASGCWTDNYSLGLLTFTGKDNLLDSLAWVKSDKPILEQSNKTKVYAPGHNSFFKSPNGKEDWILYHANSNPGEGCGVQRSPRMQQIKWDENGNPVIGEPVSEGVSVAIPAMK from the coding sequence ATGAAAATAAATAATTCAATAATCAAACAAATACTAATGCTGATACTCTTTTGTTTAGTGAGCAAAACGGTTTCCGCACAGCAAACATTTACTAATCCTCTTTTAGATTACGGAGCAGATCCTTACAGCACTTATCATAATGGTTATTATTACTATACTCATACGATGCAAAATCATCTGGTTCTTTTAAAAACCAAAAGTTTAGCAGACCTTAAAAATGCTGAAAAGAAAGTCATTTGGACAGCACCGTCAAACACCGAGTATTCTGCTGAGATCTGGGCACCTGAGTTTCATTTTATCAAAGGTAAATGGTACGCCTATTTTGCTGCAGATAATGGCTCTAACAATACACACAGAATGTATGTTTTAGAAAATGATTCGAAAGACCCAATGCAGGGTGAGTGGGTTTTTAAAGGAAAGATTGCGGCTCAGACGGATAAATGGGCTATTGATGGAAATATTTTTACATACAAAAAACAATTGTACATGATTTGGTCCGGTTGGGAAGGAGATACTAATGGACAGCAAAACATTTATATCGCAAAAATGAAAACTCCTATACAGATTGATGGCGACAGAGTTCGTATTGCTAGTCCGACAAATCCTTGGGAATTGCACGGTGCACTGCATGATGATGTAAATCCACCGCAAGTGAATGTAAATGAAGGCCCTCAGTTTTTGACACATAAAAACAAAGCATTCATTGTTTTTTCGGCAAGCGGATGCTGGACCGATAATTATAGTTTAGGACTGCTCACTTTTACAGGAAAAGATAATTTACTGGATTCTTTGGCCTGGGTAAAATCAGATAAGCCTATTTTGGAACAATCAAATAAAACAAAAGTATATGCTCCGGGGCATAATTCATTCTTTAAGTCACCAAACGGAAAAGAAGACTGGATTTTATATCATGCCAATTCCAACCCGGGTGAAGGATGTGGTGTGCAAAGATCTCCAAGAATGCAGCAGATTAAATGGGACGAAAATGGAAATCCGGTTATTGGTGAACCGGTATCAGAAGGAGTTTCTGTAGCTATTCCTGCAATGAAATAA